The following is a genomic window from Zalophus californianus isolate mZalCal1 chromosome 10, mZalCal1.pri.v2, whole genome shotgun sequence.
cccgaGTGTCTACAGAAGCCTCAGCAATTGCCGGGCTTCTTCTGAGGAGTCTCCAGGCCCAGCgctgagaaagaaaatcttaagaccACACGGAAAATCCATAACATTAGGTGCTTTGGGGATCCTAACAAGCAGGAGACAGATTTTACTGAGCTCTTCAGGCGGTACTTTGATTTCACTGCCTGCATCTCCTCGATTTGAATTCCGAGTTTATTTGCAAGGTCTCTCCTCGGGCCCGAGTGTAAGGGGGGGGATGAGTTGTGGTTGCCCGAGTCCGGGCCTGGAGGTCTGTGCAGGCAGAGCCCTGCCGTGGCAGGTCCAGTCTTGGGAGGGTGGCCCACAGGACCCCGGTCTGAGGCTCATCTACTGCGCGGTGGTTTTCCTCTTCCGAGCAGCCGGGCTCCCCTCTGTGTTGCAGGCACGGCCAGGGGCATCGTGATCGCCACAGGTGACCGGACAGTGATGGGCCGCATCGCCACCCTGGCCTCAGGCCTGGAGGTGGGGCGGACGCCCATCGCCATGGAGATCGAGCACTTCATCCAGCTGATCACAGGCGTGGCCGTGTTCCTGGGGGTCTCTTTCTTTGTGCTCTCCCTCATCCTGGGCTACAGCTGGCTGGAGGCTGTCATCTTCCTCATCGGCATCATCGTGGCCAACGTGCCCGAGGGGCTGCTGGCCACCGTCACGGTGAGTGGCTCAGGCCGAGGGGCCACCGGGCGAGGCCTTGCTACCCTTTCCTCCAAGGCAGTCGAGCCTTATTGTATCTCAGCAATTTGTTCCCTTCGAGCCCCTACAGTCTCCGGTCACATTCTTGTTTACTACACGGCTCCGAGTTTGAGCCTGAAAGTCTCAGGTAGGGCCGGCCGCGCTTCGGCACGGGGTTTCTCTGCCCGAGCTCGTCCCGGCCACCCTTCTCACCCCCCATGCACGGTCCACTGCAGTCTGCAGCTCGTCCCGGCCAACCCTGCTGCAAAGCCTCCCTCAAAGGTCACCGATGACTAACTGGCAAACCCAGTGACCTTTTCTCAGCTCCCCTCCTTAACTCTGCTGCACAAACGGATACAGCTGTCCACCCTGCTAGAATTCTCTCCTCTGTCGATTACTGTGACATGTCACTCTTCTGGTtctcctctgctcctctgtcccctgcagggtctcctcctcctcccccgacCCCGATCCACAGGCCTCgcactctgctccctccccccccccgccccctggagTGAGCCCATCTCCCCCCAGTCTCGTGCCCGGTCTAGGAGAGAGACTGGCACAGCCCTCCGCCCAGCTCTATGCTAGCCCGCTCTGGAGCTCTGGCCATGTATCTTCAAGTCCCCGTTGGACTCGTCACCTGAACACACACCCATGATCTCAGTTCAGCTTGTCTGAAATCGAACACATTCACTGCCCACACGTGGGTCCCACTTGGTGTTTGCGGACTGGGATTGAGGAAGGCGGCGTAGGGCCCTGGTCCGGGGCGAGGTCACGGCACCTCTGGCTCCAGGCTtagcccttcttcctcccttctctctcccaggtGTGTCTGACCCTGACCGCCAAGCGCATGGCGCGGAAGAACTGCCTGGTGAAGAATCTGGAGGCGGTGGAGACGCTGGGCTCCACCTCCACCATCTGCTCCGACAAGACGGGCACCCTCACCCAGAACCGCATGACCGTCGCCCACATGTGGTTCGACAACCAGATCCACGAAGCTGACACCACGGAAGATCAGTCTGGTGATTGGGCGCTCCAAGGGCGCCCCGGCGGGACGGGGAGGGTGGGAGTGGACAGGGGCTCTAACGGGGAGCTGCGCTCCTGATtctcccccactgcctcccagggGCCACTTTTGACAAACGGTCCCCCACGTGGACGGCCCTGTCTCGGATCGCCGGTCTCTGCAACCGTGCTGTCTTCAAGGCCGGGCAGGAGAACATCTCTGTGTCTAAGGTAAGCGGTCAGCGGCGCCTCCATGGCCTACCCGCCTTGCTGGTGCCCAGCTCCACCTCTCGCAGCCTCGGGGGCTTCGGGGCCCCCTCCCTCGGTCCTCCACTCCCCCCGGCCCTCGTGACATTGAATTCTCCTCTGGCAGCGGGACACGGCCGGCGACGCCTCTGAGTCAGCTCTGCTCAAGTGCATCGAGCTGTCCTGCGGCTCCGTGAGGAAGATGAGGGACAGAAACCCCAAGGTGGCGGAGATTCCTTTCAATTCCACCAACAAGTACCAGGTCTGGTTGGGGTGCTGggacaggagcaggggaaggggccgaAATGAGGGGGGTGCACAAAACCTAGAAGGAGTGGGGGCATCTGAGGGCCACGCCCCTCGCCCTGCCTCATCCCCCAGGAAACATGTCTGGTTGCAAGGAACCCCCCACAACTTCCAGACCTCTATTCCTCGCTATACCCCGTCGCCTTCCAGACTCTGGCCTCAGCGTCCCATCCCTTCCAGCTGTGGGGGTGAACCCCGCCTCTGAAATTTCCTTAGGGTATCCCCCAGGCTGCAGGCATCTGTTCAATGCCGGGAATGCAGTCTCAGCTGCATCCTGTGTAAGCACGCAGAGGCCAGCACAGTGGTGGGTCGCTGGTGAGAGAGCCAGCCAgcccctagcacagtgcctgtctTAACTGACCTTGGTAAATACTGGTGAGGTGGTTAGTGCATCAGGGGATGTCTTCTTGGCAGGCCCCCTCCGTAACCGCCTGTCTTCTCTCCAGCTGTCCATCCACGAGCGAGAAGACAGCCCCCAGAGCCACGTGCTGGTGATGAAGGGGGCCCCGGAGCGCATCCTGGACCGCTGCTCCACCATCCTGATGCAGGGCAAGGAGATCCCTCTGGACAAGGAGATGCAAGACGCCTTTCAGAACGCCTACATGGAGCTGGGCGGGCTGGGGGAGCGCGTGCTGGGTGAGAGGCAGGGAGTGGGGCTGAGCAGGGGCTCTGGGCCTCAGCGGCTGCCCCAGGGCAAAAGCACTGGGGGCCCCCAGGCAGCCCCCGTGCTGGGCTCACTCTTCCCTCCTGCCCATGTCAGGGTTTTGTCAACTGAATCTGCCCTCTGGGAAGTTTCCTCGGGGCTTCAAGTTTGACACGGACGAGCTGAACTTCCCCACAGAGAAGCTCTGCTTCGTGGGGCTCATGTCCATGATCGACCCTCCCCGGGCTGCTGTGCCGGACGCCGTGGGCAAGTGCCGCAGTGCCGGCATCAAGGTACGGGCCTggcctcccccctccttccctccccaacgCCCCTCAGCCTCCCATCTCTTCCAGCTCTGCGGGTGTCCCATGGTCAAGGGACGGCGGGGGGCTGCTGCCTTGCAGACGCCCAGGCCCCTCGTGGCCGCCTCCCTCTGCAAGGAAAGGTCGGCCCTGCCTGGAGCTCTCGCCTGGTCCCTTCCGGTCGGCGACCAGGCAcatcctctcccccactcattctATTCTGATCTCGAGCCCACCTGGCGCTTGTGTCTTGGAGAGCTGGTCATCCTACCTTCCCGACCAGTGCCCACTCTCTCTACCACTGGGGGTGGGATGAGCAGCCTCTTGTCTGCGCCCACTCGCTCCTCACATCCCCCGTCAACGGGCCCCAAACACACCTCTCCGAGGTCCTTGTGTCCACGTGCAATTGCTCCTCAGGGACCGCTCCTGCCACACTTGTCCTTCGCTCTGCCAGTACCTATTATTTACGGCCTGTGGACCAGACACCGTTCAAGGTGCCCGAGTTCAACAAACAAACGTAAACCCTGTCCATCCTGGAGCCTACTTTCCTGTTTCCAAGACGCCCTCTGCACCAGCCCCTTACCCCATCTCATGGCCAGGCACAGTGCCGTGGCTGGCTCTTCTTTTCCCAGCATCTCAGCTAATACCACATCAGCTCGAGCTGCCCGCCCACTGAGGGCCAGGGGACACTCAGACGAAGGAGACGTGGTGCCTGGCCTCCGGAGCTCACGGGCTCTCTACACTCAATCACAGAACCATCTGATAGCTAGGGTCGTGAGCACCTGCTGCGGGCGAGACGCTGTCATAATACAAACGGCCAGTCATAGGAATCAGGCACTATGCTCAGCACTTAACCTGTATGAGCTCCTGTAATCTCCACAACAGCCTGATGAGTAAACACCGGTATTTTCCCTTTTAACagaagagggaaactgaggcacaaaggttAGCAGGCTcgtaagtggcagagccgggatttGAACTAAGGCAGCCTGCCATTTCCTAACTATCACACTAAAGCACGTGTGTGGAGACGTGTGAATGTAAGGGATTTCTCAATCCCAATCACCCTGTCGCTGAGGTAGGCGTCATCAcccccatttaaaaataaaaccagctgAGACTCAGAGTGGGTAAGTCGCTTTCCCAAAATAGACCTGCCAGTAAGGGGCGGGTCAGGTATGTGAAGCATGGCCCGCTGTGTGGCAAGCCGTGCTCCTGCCCGGCAGGCTGCCTCTTGCCACGATCAGAGTCCTTGCGGGGGCCGGCGGACACTACCCCCAGGGATCTCAGAGCAGGGAGCAGTTAATGCTGCCTCAGAGAACTGGACAATGTTTTACAGAGCACGTGATATTTGACCCGGGCCTCGAAGGCCGGAGTGTTTTGTAAGGCAGGGCGAGGAAGACTGTCAAGGTCAGGGACAGTGCGTGTCCTGACGTGGTGAGGCGGCACGTGGGGTACACGTGCGTGGGCGGTGGGGGGCTCAGCAACACTGGAGATGGAGACTGAGACGCTGGGCCAGGGCCAACTGGAAGGGCTTTGCCTAAATGCCTGACTTGGGCTTCATCCTGTGGCTCTCTGGGAGCCAGTTTTCAGGAGGCCAGCCGGGTGGAGGAGGGCCTGGATCTGGGGAAGGCCTGGAggtgaggaggcagggagagagtcGTGGGGCGCTAGTCCAGGCAAGGACCTGAACCAGGACGGCCACAGAGGGGTGGAGGCGAGGAGTCGCGTCTGAGAAACACTCTGAGAACATGGTGACCAAGCTGGACATGGTCAGCGAGGGAGATGCAGAGACAAAGGGacagaaggcacagagaggacAGCGttgagctgggggcagagggcaggcttGGTGGGTCGGTGGGAGCGCATGATGAGCTCAGCTTTGACCTTCAGTTGGAAGCACCCGCTGGACACCCAGGGAGAGACATCCCAGCTGGCACAAGCATAGAGCCCAGGCCAGACGCCAGGACCGGAGAGAGAGAGGCTCATCAGCACATGAGTGCAGTTCAAGACCCACTAGTGAACCTGGATCAGGGAGGGGGACCAGCATGCAGCCGGGGCCACCAGTCTCGGGGCAAGTAGAGAGAGAAGAGCccgggaaggggtggggggagtcacGTTTACTGAGCGTCCCCCTACTGCCATTTACTCCTCACGACAGCCTTGGGAGGTGGGGCTCGTCCCCTCCTGGGGCCAAGACCCGGTGAGAGGACTTGTCTGAGGTGCTACAGCTGGGGAGGGCTGGTGTTCAAGCTTAGGTCCACCACCCGACTCCTCAGCCGCCCCTTCCCCCTGGCGGCCACCTGGAGGAAACAGGAAAGGGCAGGAATAAGCCGGGGGACTGGAAGTAACGGAGTCCATGCAGACCAAGTGGGGCCGGGTTTCAAGGAGGGGCTGGCGGACAGGGCCAAGTACTCAGCCTGGCCAAGCAGGATGAGCACTGCAAAGATGCTTCTGCCTTCAACTGGGGGGCCGTGTGGCCTTCGGGGGGCAGGTTCAGGCGGGTGGCGGGGCTGGAAGAGAAGGCAGTGGGCCTTGAAGGGGCCTGCTCCTCAGCATCCGTGAGGTTTGCCCACAGACCCACACGCGCACATGCCTCTTCCTCTCGCTCTGATCCGCCCACGCTCATGACAGACAGCCTTGTAACCCACCTCTCAGATGCCAACCACCCCCCCACGCCACCAAACTCCATCCATTCCGCAAGAATCGCCTTCTTGCCTTCTTGCCACATGGAGCAGGGGTGTCAGAGGCAGCGAAACAGGAGGTAGAaggctgggggggcagggggccgtGCCCCCTTCCTCCCTACTCTGACCGGCTGGATGGCCCGCAGCAACCAGAGCGGACACTAAGAAAACGTGCCCTACTCCTGGCTCAGTAACCTTGAGGGCTCTTTCTAAGCCTTTGTCCCTCATTGGTAAGTGAGGAGTCTTTCCAGCTCAGAAGCCCCGTAGCCCATGAAAGCCAATCTCTGAGGATCCTCTTTCAGGAGGCCCTTGTCAGTTTGTTACTCGTCACGGAGGCTTTCCTCCACTGAAGCAAAGCATCTCTGATTCCCTAAGGACAATTTGTCACccactcaaacacacacacacacacacacacacacacagttccacCATTTTGGCAGGGATCCCTGACTTTGGGAAAGGCATGGATTGGGAGGGGGTGTTAATactgctcttcttttctcttatctCCTTGCTACCAGGTGATCATGGTGACCGGGGACCACCCCATCACAGCCAAGGCCATCGCCAAAGGTGTGGGCATTATATCAGAAGGCAACGAGACTGTGGAGGACATTGCAGCCCGGCTCAACATTCCCGTCAGCCAGGTCAACCCCAGGTGAGGCCTCCATGGGACACCCCCATCTCCGATCAACCTGTGCTGTCCCACAGACTGCTCCAGGGCCCCGGGGGCGTATTTTGGATCGCTCCTCTGGGACCTTCGCAGGCCGTACCCATGACACCTCAGCAGCCGGCTCCTCAGTCCTGAGTGTGTCCAGGCTGTGCCCCCAACTCACTGTGCGACCTCAGAGATGTCCCACTACTGTCCTGAGCCACCATTCTCTCCACTACAAGTTTAGGGAAGCATCTACACTGCAGGGTGGCTACGGGGGTGATGAGGTGTGTGTAAGAAAACTAGCACGTTGCCTAGCAACGACCGTGCTGGGTGAGGATGTCGCCTCACTTCCTCAAAGAGAGAGATGGGACACACGGGCCACGGAGGGAGGGCGAGGAAGACCACAGCCCCGGGGACCCTGCGGGCCGgcggtgggggcagagggtggcgGGCGGGCGGGCAGCGGAGAGtcagcccctctgcccccaccgtCCAGAGAAGCCAAGGCGTGCGTGGTGCACGGCTCTGACCTGAAGGACATGACGGCGGAGCAGCTGGACGAGATCCTCAAGAACCACACGGAGATCGTGTTCGCGCGGACGTCCCCGCAGCAGAAGCTCATCATCGTGGAGGGCTGCCAGAGGCAGGTGAGCGGGCGCAGGGCCGGGCTGGCGGGGTAGGCCGGGCGGGGCCTCGACGGGCTTCCTCCCCCGCTCTGGCTGTGCTTCGTCCAGGGGGCCATTGTGGCGGTGACCGGGGACGGCGTGAACGACTCCCCCGCGCTGAAGAAGGCTGACATTGGCATCGCCATGGGCATCTCGGGCTCCGACGTGTCAAAGCAGGCCGCCGACATGATCCTGCTGGACGACAACTTTGCCTCCATCGTCACGGGcgtggaggagggtgaggggccaCGCGGGCCGGGGTGGCATCCGGGACGGCCGAAGCACACACTCCGCTTCCCAGGCCTTTGCCCCAAGGCAGAGCCACCTCAGGATCCCAGGCACCTGCAGCCCACTCTGGCTTCCCTCAAACACAGAGTCTCCCTCTCTGGGGAACACGGGCAGCCATGCTCCAGGGgcttgggctggggtggggggggcctccCATGTCCCTGATGTCCCCGGGCCTCCCCCAGGCCGCCTCATCTTCGACAACCTGAAGAAATCCATCGCGTACACCCTGACCAGCAACATCCCCGAGATCACCCCCTTCCTGCTCTTCATCATCGCCAACATCCCCCTGCCTCTGGGCACCGTGACCATCCTCTGCATCGACCTGGGCACTGACATGGTGAGGCCGGGGTTCGGAGTGGCGCAGGGGGTGGAGGCGGGTGGCCAGGGCAAGGAGAGGAGCCCCAGGGCAGCTGACCAGCCTGCGACGGTTGAGGGAACAGAAGCCCGAGACCTGGGCCCTAATAGGGTCTTAGTAATGAGTGCTGGATTGCATCACAGATTCCTTCCCACTGACCATCCTCTGCACCCGACggctcccttcccctgccctcctgcccccactcaccCCGCACACAGGTCCCCGCCATCTCCTTGGCCTACGAGGCAGCAGAGAGCGACATCATGAAGCGACAGCCGAGGAACCCCCAGACGGACAAGCTGGTGAATGAGAGGCTCATCAGCATGGCCTACGGGCAGATCGGTGCGGCGGGGCCCTggggctcggggggggggggggggaccccaTGAGAAGTCCCCGCCCAGCTGATGGAGGGATGAGCCCCGGTGAAATCCCAGGCCAGGGGCCAGCCCCCCGAGGGGCCAGGACATCCATCTCCGGCTGAGTGGCTGGTCCCACACTGCTGCCTCCTCTGACCCAGACCGGCcttttgcccacccccccacccagggatGATCCAGGCGCTGGGGGGCTTCTTCACCTACTTCGTCATCTTGGCGGAGAATGGCTTCCTGCCATCGAGGCTGCTGGGAATCCGCCTGGACTGGGATGACCGGTCCATGAACGATCTGGAGGACAGCTATGGGCAAGAGTGGGTGCGTGGGGCCTCGAGGGGGGCGCccgggcccgggggcggggggggggggcgggctgggCGCCGGTGGGAGTGGCCGGGGGAGGGGCCAGCTGGGGCGGGGCACGAAGGGCGCCCCTTGTCCGGGGTTTGACGAGTTCCCCCAGCGcgctgcccccgcccctcccctcgcCGCTCatgctgccctccccgcccccgcccccggcccccgcagACCTACGAGCAGCGGAAGGTGGTGGAGTTCACCTGCCACACGGCCTTCTTTGCCAGCATTGTGGTCGTGCAGTGGGCCGACCTCATCATCTGCAAGACCCGGCGCAACTCAGTCTTCCAGCAGGGCATGAAgtgagcacccc
Proteins encoded in this region:
- the ATP1A2 gene encoding sodium/potassium-transporting ATPase subunit alpha-2; translation: MGRGAGREYSPAATTAENGGGKKKQKEKELDELKKEVAMDDHKLSLDELGRKYQVDLSKGLTNQRAQDILARDGPNALTPPPTTPEWVKFCRQLFGGFSILLWIGAILCFLAYGIQAAMEDEPSNDNLYLGVVLAAVVIVTGCFSYYQEAKSSKIMDSFKNMVPQQALVVREGEKMQINAEEVVVGDLVEVKGGDRVPADLRIISSHGCKVDNSSLTGESEPQTRSPEFTHENPLETRNICFFSTNCVEGTARGIVIATGDRTVMGRIATLASGLEVGRTPIAMEIEHFIQLITGVAVFLGVSFFVLSLILGYSWLEAVIFLIGIIVANVPEGLLATVTVCLTLTAKRMARKNCLVKNLEAVETLGSTSTICSDKTGTLTQNRMTVAHMWFDNQIHEADTTEDQSGATFDKRSPTWTALSRIAGLCNRAVFKAGQENISVSKRDTAGDASESALLKCIELSCGSVRKMRDRNPKVAEIPFNSTNKYQLSIHEREDSPQSHVLVMKGAPERILDRCSTILMQGKEIPLDKEMQDAFQNAYMELGGLGERVLGFCQLNLPSGKFPRGFKFDTDELNFPTEKLCFVGLMSMIDPPRAAVPDAVGKCRSAGIKVIMVTGDHPITAKAIAKGVGIISEGNETVEDIAARLNIPVSQVNPREAKACVVHGSDLKDMTAEQLDEILKNHTEIVFARTSPQQKLIIVEGCQRQGAIVAVTGDGVNDSPALKKADIGIAMGISGSDVSKQAADMILLDDNFASIVTGVEEGRLIFDNLKKSIAYTLTSNIPEITPFLLFIIANIPLPLGTVTILCIDLGTDMVPAISLAYEAAESDIMKRQPRNPQTDKLVNERLISMAYGQIGMIQALGGFFTYFVILAENGFLPSRLLGIRLDWDDRSMNDLEDSYGQEWTYEQRKVVEFTCHTAFFASIVVVQWADLIICKTRRNSVFQQGMKNKILIFGLLEETALAAFLSYCPGMGVALRMYPLKVTWWFCAFPYSLLIFLYDEVRKLILRRYPGGWVEKETYY